In Janthinobacterium agaricidamnosum NBRC 102515 = DSM 9628, the DNA window GAATATGCGACCGCCCAGGCCGGCTTCGCGCATGGCGCCGGCGATGGCCGCAGCGCCGTGTATTCGCTGGCGCTGGCGGTGTCGTCGGCGCTGGCGCGGCAGGGCGCCCATTATGACGGCGAAAACCAGCCGGCCCATAACTGGCTAGCGGCGTTCCGGCTGCCGGACGGCATGTGGGCCTATTTTGCCGTGCGCGACGCCAACTTCCTGCCGAACGGCGACTTTGCCGGCAGCCGTGAGGAAGTGCTGGAGCGGCTGCACGGCGATTACGGCCTGGGCGGCTGGAACCTGGTGATCGGCGACGCCGAACTGGAAGACTACGGTTTCCACAATTTCATCGAAAAAGGCATCCTCGACCTGCTCGAGGAAAAGGGCGGCAAGATCAAGGTGTCGCCGCAGTGGGCCTTGCGGCCGTTGCGCAGCCAGCTGTTGACGCGGCGCCGCGTGGCGCTGGGCGGCGCCGTGATATTGGCGCTGTGTGCGCTGGCCGGCATCAAGATTTACCGCGACCGCGCGGAACAGGAACGCCAGCGGCTGGCCATCGTCGAGGCGCAACGGCAACTGCATCTGCAGCAACTGCCGCCGCCGGCGCCGCTGCATCCATGGGCCAGCCTGCCGCCGCCGGCGCTGCTGGCCGAGACCTGCAACCGCTACCCGCGCTTCCTGGCCAGCGGCGGCTGGGCGCTCGACGGCTACGCTTGCGACGGCCATGCGGTGCAATACGGCTGGCTGCGCCAGGATGCCAGCCTCGATTCGTTGCTGGCCCAGGTGGCCGGGGCGGTGCCGGACCTGAATGGCGAACGCGCCACGTATACCCAGCCATTGCCGGCGCTGGCCGGGCGTGATGAGGCATTGTTGCCTTACCAGGAATTGATGGCGCCGATCTTGTCGCGGCTGCAATTGATGCATGTGAATATGAAGGTGGTCAAGGCGCCGCAGCCGCCGGCCGTCAATGGCGTAACAAGCGCGGATCCAAATGGAACTTTGATGCCTCTCTGGAACACTTATAGCTACATGATCAATACCTCGGATTGGCAGCCTGTGGAACTGGCGGCCATCCTGGATCAACCCGGTATCCGGATCAACACCATGAATTTCCGGGGCGATGCCTGGACCATTGAAGGAACTATTTATGCCAAATAATCTGAAAATCGCGATGCGCGCATGGCTAGCCGGCAGCGCCACGCTGGTCTGCATGATAGCCCAGGCGGCCGGTCCGGTCCAGCCGGCGGCATCGGCATCGGCCGCGGCGCCGGCGCCGGCTGCGGCGGTATCGGCTTCCGCCAATGCGCAGGCGCAGGCGGTGTCCGACACCTTGAGCAAGATCGAAGCCGAGACGCTGGTGCTGAAGGCGCGCGAGCGGCAATTGTCGGTCAAGGCCAGCATCGGCGCCCGCGAACAGGAAATCGCCACGCGCCAGTTCGAGCGCAGCCTGCTGGTGCGCGCGCCGCTGCATGGCGAGCCGACGCTGGTGGCGGTGGAGGGCATGGGACGGCGCCTGGTCGCCACGCTGGAATTCGACAATGGCGACAAGGTCGAAGTGCGCCAGGGCGACCAGCTCGAAGGCGGCGCCCGCGTGGTCGCGGTCGAGCCGGGCGCGCTGGTGCTGCAAACGCCGCGCAAGCAACGGGTCCGGCTCAATATCGTGCAGCGCCAGCCGGAGCGCGGCAATCTGAACAATCCGAATAATCTGAATAACAACGTCGCCGCCGGCGCGCTGTCGCTGCCTTTGCCACCACAGGGGAAATGAAGATGATCGCCAAACAAGCAGATAACCGTACCGTGCTGCCGCTGCGCCGCGTCGGCCCCGCCGTCAGCGCCGTCGCCAGCGGCGAGGTATTGAGCCGCAGCGGCACTTTCGAGGCCAGCAGCGAGCAAGTCAAGCTGCTGTGCCTGCTGGCCGGCGGCCAGCTGCTGGTGGCCTATGGCCAGGGCACCAATCCGCATGTGCTGTCGTATTGCGCGCGGCTGGAAAAAATGGGCCAGCCGTTCAAGCTGGTGTTCACCGATATCGAGGCGATCACCGCCTTGTACCAGGATGGCCATGCCGGCGCCGGCGGACGCCGCCAGGAGCATTCGATGATGCAGGTGACGGCCAAGGATTTGCTGACCAAGGCATGCAGCGCGCGCGCATCGGACATCCATATCCGGGTCGAACGCAACGCCACCGAAGTCTATTTCCGCATCCATAACGACCTGGTGCTGAACAGCAGCCAGACCGTCGAATACGGCACCCGCCTGCTGGCCACCTTGTATGGCGCGATGACGTCGGTGTCCGACAGTTCGTACAAGCCGACCGAACGGCAGGACGCCAGCATCGCCGACCGCGACAAGCTGCCGCCGATGCTGTACGGCGTGCGGATCGCCACCGCGCCGACCAGCGAAGGCACGGTGATGGTGCTGCGCCTGCTGTATAACGACGCCGGCGACCATATCGACCTGCGCCCGCTCGGCTTCAGCGACAAGCATGCGGCGCTGCTGCAATGCCTGAAGGAACAACCGATCGGCATGAACATCATTTGCGGCCCGACCGGTTCCGGCAAGTCGACCACGCTGCAGCGCGTGCTGACCGGCCAGATCCTGGAAACCGAGCACAAGCTGCATGTGCTGACGGTGGAAGACCCGGTCGAATATCCGATCGACGGCGCGGTGCAGACCTCGGTCATCAACGCCCCGACCGAAGAAGAGCGCAGCCGCATGTTTTCGGCGGCGATCTCGAATGCGCTGCGGCTCGACCCGGACACCATCATGATCGGCGAAATGCGCGACCGCGCGTCGGCCCAGAATGCGCTGCGCGCCGCGATGACCGGCCACCAGGTCTGGACCACGGTGCACGCCAACAGCGCCATCGCGATCATCGACCGGCTGGCCGACCTGGGCTTGCCGATGAACCTGATCAGCGACCATACGCTGATCACCGGCCTGGTCAGCCAGCGCCTGGTCAAGCTGCTGTGCCCGGATTGCAAGGTGCCGTACGCCGAAGGCCGGCAAGCGCTGTCCGAAGCGGCCCAGACGCGTTTGCGCCGTGCCTTGCCCTACGGTATGGACCGGGTCTGCGTGGCCGGTCCCGGCTGCCCGACCTGCAATGGCCACGGCACCATCGGCCGCACCGTGGTGGCCGAGGTGATCACGCCGGACGAGCGCTTTTTCAGCTACGTGCGGGCGGGCGACAAATCGGCCGCGCTGCGCTATTGGCAAACCAACCTGGGCGGCCAGACGCTGCTCGCGCATACGCTGTCGAAAGTGGCGCAGGGCCTGGTCGATCCGCGCATGGCGGAGCAGGTGGTCGGCCATCTGACCAGCGAAATCCCGGTGCAGACCGCGCGTCTGAGCATCGCGGAGGACAGCCATGCTGGCTGAACTGAATCACCATTGGGCCAAGCTGCAGTTTTCCGAACTGCCGCGGCTGCGGCTGTACCGCAAGATCGCCAAGATGCTGTCGAACGGCTTGCCCTTGCTGAAGATCCTCGATGAATTGTGGGAGCGCGCCTCGTCGCGCGGCCGCAATCCGAACGAGCCGATGGCGCTGGTGCTGTCGGACTGCCGGCGCATGGTGCAGAACGGCCGCTCGCTGGCCGACGGCCTGGCCGACTGGATCCCGGTCAATGAACAAATGATCATCGGCGCCGGCGAACAGTCGGGCCGCCTGGAATCGACGCTGGGAGTGCTGATCGACGTGGTGCAGGCGCAAAAGAAGATCAAGAACGTGATTTTGTCGGGGCTCAGCTACCCGCTGGCGATCGGCGGGCTGATCCTGATTTACCTGTACATCTTCGGCACCCGCGTGATTCCCGAATTCGCCAGGATGCTGGACCCGGCCGGCTGGCACGGCGCGGCCCGTTCGCTGTATGTGATGTCGCAGCTGGTGCAGCACTGGATGGTGGCCATCGTCGGGCTGGTGCTGGCCGTGATCGCCGTGCTGCTGCTGTCGATGCCTTACTGGCGCGGCAACCTGCGCGTCATCGCCGACCGTTTCGCGCCGTATTCGATTTACCGCCTGATCATCGGCAGCGGCTTCCTGATGGCGTTTTCGGCCTTGCAGTTCGCCGGCATCACGGTTGAAAAATCGCTGATGCGCCTGGCCCAGCGCGCCCAGCCATGGCTGCGCGAACGGCTCGACGGCGCGCTGCTGGGCGTCAAGTCCGGCCTCAATTGCGGCGAAGCGCTGCGCGCCGCCGGCTACGGTTTTCCGTCGCCGGAACTGGTCGACGATTTGTGCGTGTACGCCCAATACCGGGGGTTCGCCGAGGCCCTCAAATTGATGGCCGACGAATGGATGGAAGAGGGTGTCGCCACCATCGAGCGGCAAATGAAATTGCTGAACGGCGCATCGATCGTCTGCCTGGCCACCGTGATCGGCTGGCTGGTGACCGGCTTTTTCGGCATACAGCAAGAAATCGCCACCATGACCCGCGCGGTGCATTAGCGCGCCGGTTTTTGTAAAGAATCAGCGTGGTGAAAACCACGCGGCAGTCGCAGTGAAGTTTAATTCCGTCGTTTAATTTTTTTAACTGGAGCCTGACATGAAACGCACTAACACAATGAATCAACTGCCATCGCCATTGTTCCGTCAACAGGGCGCGTCGCTGCTGGAAGGCATCGCCTATCTGGGCATCGCCGCGCTGGTGATCCTGGGCGCCGTGTCGCTGCTGAACGGCGCGTTCAGCAGCGCCCAGTCGAACCGTTCCGCCGAAGAGCTGATTTCGGTGCGCACCGCCGTCAAGAAACTGTATATGGCGTCCGGCTATGGCACCGGCAGCCTGAATGCCCAGTTGGTGACG includes these proteins:
- the pilO2 gene encoding type 4b pilus protein PilO2, which translates into the protein MSIYLTHIGKHQFCSGLFWQSLSRPRELLKEARDLALKIDFDQLVLRKEYATAQAGFAHGAGDGRSAVYSLALAVSSALARQGAHYDGENQPAHNWLAAFRLPDGMWAYFAVRDANFLPNGDFAGSREEVLERLHGDYGLGGWNLVIGDAELEDYGFHNFIEKGILDLLEEKGGKIKVSPQWALRPLRSQLLTRRRVALGGAVILALCALAGIKIYRDRAEQERQRLAIVEAQRQLHLQQLPPPAPLHPWASLPPPALLAETCNRYPRFLASGGWALDGYACDGHAVQYGWLRQDASLDSLLAQVAGAVPDLNGERATYTQPLPALAGRDEALLPYQELMAPILSRLQLMHVNMKVVKAPQPPAVNGVTSADPNGTLMPLWNTYSYMINTSDWQPVELAAILDQPGIRINTMNFRGDAWTIEGTIYAK
- the pilP gene encoding type IV pilus biogenesis protein PilP, with amino-acid sequence MPNNLKIAMRAWLAGSATLVCMIAQAAGPVQPAASASAAAPAPAAAVSASANAQAQAVSDTLSKIEAETLVLKARERQLSVKASIGAREQEIATRQFERSLLVRAPLHGEPTLVAVEGMGRRLVATLEFDNGDKVEVRQGDQLEGGARVVAVEPGALVLQTPRKQRVRLNIVQRQPERGNLNNPNNLNNNVAAGALSLPLPPQGK
- a CDS encoding GspE/PulE family protein, whose amino-acid sequence is MKMIAKQADNRTVLPLRRVGPAVSAVASGEVLSRSGTFEASSEQVKLLCLLAGGQLLVAYGQGTNPHVLSYCARLEKMGQPFKLVFTDIEAITALYQDGHAGAGGRRQEHSMMQVTAKDLLTKACSARASDIHIRVERNATEVYFRIHNDLVLNSSQTVEYGTRLLATLYGAMTSVSDSSYKPTERQDASIADRDKLPPMLYGVRIATAPTSEGTVMVLRLLYNDAGDHIDLRPLGFSDKHAALLQCLKEQPIGMNIICGPTGSGKSTTLQRVLTGQILETEHKLHVLTVEDPVEYPIDGAVQTSVINAPTEEERSRMFSAAISNALRLDPDTIMIGEMRDRASAQNALRAAMTGHQVWTTVHANSAIAIIDRLADLGLPMNLISDHTLITGLVSQRLVKLLCPDCKVPYAEGRQALSEAAQTRLRRALPYGMDRVCVAGPGCPTCNGHGTIGRTVVAEVITPDERFFSYVRAGDKSAALRYWQTNLGGQTLLAHTLSKVAQGLVDPRMAEQVVGHLTSEIPVQTARLSIAEDSHAG
- a CDS encoding type II secretion system F family protein produces the protein MLAELNHHWAKLQFSELPRLRLYRKIAKMLSNGLPLLKILDELWERASSRGRNPNEPMALVLSDCRRMVQNGRSLADGLADWIPVNEQMIIGAGEQSGRLESTLGVLIDVVQAQKKIKNVILSGLSYPLAIGGLILIYLYIFGTRVIPEFARMLDPAGWHGAARSLYVMSQLVQHWMVAIVGLVLAVIAVLLLSMPYWRGNLRVIADRFAPYSIYRLIIGSGFLMAFSALQFAGITVEKSLMRLAQRAQPWLRERLDGALLGVKSGLNCGEALRAAGYGFPSPELVDDLCVYAQYRGFAEALKLMADEWMEEGVATIERQMKLLNGASIVCLATVIGWLVTGFFGIQQEIATMTRAVH